The Cellulomonas sp. S1-8 genome has a window encoding:
- a CDS encoding cytochrome c biogenesis protein DipZ produces the protein MDLFTLALIGLIGGVITGISPCILPVLPVIFFSGGVQSARRPTVRSGRTSAPALSPLGVAGLAQPSFSTAAAGPRAGAAAAVAVDDRAVPVDGPTEPDGSPRARGWRVSETWRPYLVIAGLVTSFTLFTLLGSFVLTLLNLPQDLLRWSGIVVLALLGVGLLVPRFEALLERPFARLAPRGNKNANRSGFLLGLGLGAVYVPCAGPVLAAITVAGATGEIGVGTVVLTVTFALGAALPLLVFALAGRRVAERVRAFRTHERKIRATGGVLMVALALALAFNLTDAIQRALPGYTEALQERVAANETVRRELDLGGLVTDENAQLSQCTDGAVELEDCGPAPELRGIDTWLNTQDGAPVTLADLRGQVVLIDFWAYSCINCQRSVPHVTAWDEAYRDAGLTVIGVHTPEYAFERETRNVVDGARRLGIEYPVAQDNAYATWTAYRNRYWPAHYLIDADGVVRHVSQGEGGYETTEGLIRELLRDADPDVQLPEPTDVVDTTPQDAEITPETFLSVGKRFNFGGDDYREGAATYTLPDDQAPDTFAFGGEWTTDYQAATAGADARLRLTFTARDVYIVLGGEGTVTATVRDEGGRVVERSTVDVSGAPTLYPLLDGDDVVTGTVDVEVGQGLAAYSFTFG, from the coding sequence ATGGACCTCTTCACGCTCGCGCTCATCGGACTCATCGGCGGTGTCATCACCGGGATCTCGCCGTGCATCCTCCCGGTGCTGCCCGTCATCTTCTTCTCGGGCGGCGTGCAGAGCGCCCGCAGGCCGACCGTCCGCTCGGGGCGCACGTCGGCGCCCGCGCTGTCGCCGCTGGGCGTCGCGGGGCTCGCGCAGCCGTCGTTCAGCACAGCGGCGGCAGGGCCTCGCGCCGGTGCGGCGGCGGCCGTCGCCGTCGACGACCGTGCGGTGCCGGTCGACGGCCCCACGGAGCCGGACGGCAGCCCCCGCGCACGCGGGTGGCGGGTGAGCGAGACGTGGCGGCCGTACCTCGTGATCGCCGGCCTCGTCACGAGCTTCACGTTGTTCACGCTCCTCGGGTCCTTCGTGCTCACGCTGCTCAACCTGCCGCAGGACCTGCTGCGCTGGTCCGGCATCGTCGTGCTCGCACTTCTCGGCGTCGGCCTGCTCGTCCCGCGGTTCGAGGCGCTGCTGGAGCGGCCGTTCGCGCGGCTCGCACCGCGCGGGAACAAGAACGCCAACCGCAGCGGCTTCCTGCTCGGCCTCGGTCTCGGTGCCGTCTACGTGCCGTGCGCGGGTCCGGTGCTCGCGGCGATCACGGTCGCCGGGGCGACGGGCGAGATCGGCGTGGGGACGGTCGTGCTGACGGTGACGTTCGCGCTCGGGGCAGCCCTGCCGCTGCTGGTGTTCGCGCTCGCCGGGCGGCGGGTCGCCGAGCGGGTGCGCGCCTTCCGTACCCACGAGCGCAAGATCCGGGCGACCGGCGGCGTCCTCATGGTCGCCCTCGCCCTGGCCCTCGCGTTCAACCTCACCGACGCGATCCAGCGAGCCCTGCCCGGGTACACCGAGGCGCTCCAGGAGCGTGTCGCGGCCAACGAGACCGTGCGCCGCGAGCTCGACCTCGGGGGCCTCGTGACGGACGAGAACGCGCAGCTGTCACAGTGCACCGACGGCGCGGTCGAGCTCGAGGACTGCGGCCCTGCACCCGAGCTGCGCGGCATCGACACGTGGCTCAACACGCAGGACGGCGCCCCGGTGACGCTCGCGGACCTGCGCGGGCAGGTCGTGCTGATCGACTTCTGGGCGTACTCCTGCATCAACTGCCAGCGCTCCGTCCCGCACGTGACCGCGTGGGACGAGGCCTACCGCGACGCAGGCCTGACCGTCATCGGCGTGCACACCCCCGAGTACGCGTTCGAGCGCGAGACGCGCAACGTCGTCGACGGCGCGCGCCGCCTCGGCATCGAGTACCCGGTCGCTCAGGACAACGCGTACGCGACGTGGACCGCCTACCGCAACCGGTACTGGCCGGCGCACTACCTGATCGACGCCGACGGCGTCGTCCGGCACGTCTCGCAGGGCGAAGGCGGGTACGAGACGACCGAGGGCCTGATCCGCGAGCTGCTGCGCGACGCCGACCCGGACGTGCAGCTGCCCGAGCCGACCGACGTGGTCGACACGACCCCCCAGGACGCGGAGATCACGCCCGAGACGTTCCTCAGCGTCGGCAAGCGGTTCAACTTCGGCGGCGACGACTACCGCGAGGGCGCCGCGACGTACACCCTCCCCGACGACCAGGCGCCCGACACGTTCGCGTTCGGCGGCGAGTGGACCACCGACTACCAGGCGGCCACGGCCGGTGCCGACGCACGCCTGCGCCTGACGTTCACCGCACGCGACGTCTACATCGTGCTCGGCGGTGAGGGCACGGTCACCGCGACCGTCCGCGACGAGGGCGGGCGCGTCGTCGAGCGGTCGACCGTCGACGTCTCCGGGGCCCCGACGCTCTACCCCCTGCTGGACGGTGACGACGTGGTGACCGGCACGGTCGACGTCGAGGTGGGCCAGGGTCTCGCGGCCTACTCGTTCACCTTCGGGTGA
- a CDS encoding SDR family NAD(P)-dependent oxidoreductase — MTDSRIALITGGNRGLGRASALALAGTGTDVVLTYRSHADEAEAVVAEIEAVGRRAVSLRLDTADLADVDGFAPRVTETLGSAWGRDTFDVLLNNAGHALPTPLGGTTATDLQSLFDVHVRGVFLLTQSLVPLLADGGRVINVSSGLARFVQPGGHAGYGAMKAAVEALTRYWALELGDRGITVNVVAPGPVATDFGGGAVRDTDGLRAVLASQTALARVAEAEDIGSVVAAVASSGLGWVTGQRIEASGGIRL; from the coding sequence GTGACCGACTCCCGTATCGCACTGATCACCGGCGGCAACCGCGGCCTGGGCCGTGCGAGCGCCCTCGCGCTCGCCGGCACCGGCACCGACGTCGTGCTCACCTACCGCAGCCACGCCGACGAGGCCGAGGCCGTCGTCGCCGAGATCGAGGCGGTAGGCCGGCGTGCGGTGTCCCTGCGCCTCGACACGGCCGACCTGGCCGACGTCGACGGGTTCGCCCCGCGCGTGACCGAGACCCTCGGGAGCGCGTGGGGCCGCGACACGTTCGACGTGCTGCTCAACAACGCGGGCCACGCCCTGCCGACGCCGCTGGGCGGGACCACGGCCACCGACCTGCAGTCGCTGTTCGACGTGCACGTGCGCGGCGTCTTCCTGCTCACGCAGTCCCTCGTCCCGCTGCTCGCCGACGGCGGGCGCGTCATCAACGTCTCGAGCGGGCTCGCGCGGTTCGTGCAGCCCGGCGGGCACGCGGGTTACGGCGCGATGAAGGCGGCCGTCGAGGCGCTGACCCGCTACTGGGCGCTCGAGCTCGGGGACCGCGGCATCACCGTGAACGTCGTCGCGCCGGGGCCGGTGGCCACCGACTTCGGCGGCGGTGCGGTGCGGGACACCGACGGGCTGCGCGCGGTGCTCGCGTCGCAGACGGCCCTGGCGCGCGTCGCCGAGGCGGAGGACATCGGCTCCGTCGTCGCGGCCGTCGCGTCGTCCGGCCTCGGCTGGGTGACGGGCCAGCGCATCGAGGCGTCGGGCGGCATCCGCCTGTGA
- a CDS encoding tetratricopeptide repeat protein, with product MTTLTSALRTSRSGVLAAERSLAMPVRDGTDAQGGKYVDVGAGARVGVIGDNTHVEHQNIEHLHQVMPRRAVNWPVVVGRAPGLASAYQERTAVLDVLDAAAGTVVLRQVVAGGGGVGKTQIAAGQFHHCDADLRVWVLAGTRAAVLDAYAEAAVRLDLADREEAAEARAEAFLGFLAGADRSWLVVLDDLQDPADLTGLWPEGQGRVLVTTRRRDASLSGGGRTVVPVGVYSDQEARTYLTERLGPSYDDLPPDALVEVNELAADLGNLPLALAQAAAVMINDAISTAAYRRRLADRLRGLDEVFPQDADADGYARTVASTWRLAMDAADQIRPAGLAAPMGCLVAGLNPSGIPEGVLTGRAACELLAASTGREEVSAEDARAALRALHRLSLLDHRPAPSDPMAVRMHNLTGRAILADLPAPTTIAAVTRTAADGLLEAWPAIEKDTAMAESLRANSRTLLALSPDALLTATDGAHLALFRCGLSMGDVGLVHAAIAYWTSLARLVEARLGSDHPDTLSSCNNLAGAYESGGDLARAVPLYEQSLADRQRVLGPDHPDTLTSRNNLAHAYESGGDLARAVPLYEQNLADMERVLGPDHPDTLMLCNNLACAYASGGDLARAVSLYEQNLADMERVLGPDDLDTLRSRNNLAGAYELGGDLARAVRLFEQNLADRRRVLGPDHPDTLMSCNNLAGAYESGGDLARAVRLFEQNLADMERVLGPDHPDTLISRNKLGGAYESGGDLARAVRLFEQNLADRQRVLGPDHPDTLISRNNLAHAYESGGDLARAVPLYEQNLADMERVLGPDHPDTLMSCNNLAGAYTSGGDLARAVRLSKQNLADVERVLGPDHPHTLHARNNLAYAYRAGGNLVRAVRLFEQNLADRQRVLGPDHPDTLTSRNNLAGAYASGGDLARAVPLYKQNLADMERVLGPDHPDTLISRNNLAGAYASGGDLARAVPLYKQNLADMERVLGPDHPHTLSARSNLAYAQRQRPKPELNG from the coding sequence GTGACGACGCTCACGTCGGCACTCAGAACTTCTAGAAGTGGCGTCCTCGCAGCTGAACGGAGCCTAGCAATGCCAGTAAGAGATGGGACCGACGCACAGGGCGGGAAGTACGTCGACGTCGGTGCTGGGGCGAGAGTAGGCGTCATCGGTGACAACACCCACGTCGAGCACCAGAACATCGAGCATCTCCACCAGGTGATGCCCCGTCGGGCGGTGAACTGGCCGGTGGTCGTGGGGCGTGCGCCAGGGCTGGCCTCGGCGTACCAGGAGCGCACCGCGGTCCTGGACGTGCTGGACGCGGCCGCCGGGACGGTGGTGCTGCGGCAGGTGGTCGCCGGCGGTGGTGGGGTGGGCAAGACACAGATCGCTGCGGGTCAGTTTCACCACTGCGACGCCGACCTGCGTGTGTGGGTACTGGCCGGCACCCGGGCGGCGGTGCTGGACGCATACGCGGAGGCGGCCGTGCGCCTGGATCTGGCCGACCGTGAGGAAGCGGCCGAGGCGCGCGCGGAAGCGTTTCTAGGGTTCCTGGCAGGAGCTGACCGGTCGTGGCTGGTGGTGCTGGACGACTTGCAGGATCCCGCTGATCTCACCGGGCTGTGGCCTGAGGGGCAAGGGCGGGTCCTGGTCACGACCCGGCGGCGTGACGCTTCGCTGTCTGGTGGGGGTCGCACGGTCGTTCCGGTCGGGGTCTACTCCGACCAGGAGGCCCGAACCTACCTGACCGAGCGCTTGGGTCCGTCGTATGATGACCTGCCGCCGGACGCGCTCGTGGAGGTCAACGAGCTGGCCGCGGACCTGGGGAACTTGCCGCTGGCCCTGGCACAGGCCGCGGCGGTGATGATCAACGACGCGATCAGTACCGCGGCCTACCGCCGGCGGCTCGCCGACCGGCTACGAGGGCTCGACGAGGTGTTCCCGCAGGACGCCGACGCGGACGGGTACGCCAGGACGGTGGCGAGCACCTGGCGCCTGGCGATGGACGCCGCCGACCAGATCAGACCCGCCGGGCTGGCGGCACCGATGGGGTGCCTGGTCGCTGGCCTGAACCCGTCCGGTATCCCGGAAGGAGTGCTCACCGGGCGGGCCGCCTGTGAGCTCCTGGCGGCCAGCACCGGGCGCGAGGAGGTGTCCGCCGAGGACGCACGGGCAGCGTTGCGTGCGCTGCACCGGCTGTCCCTGCTCGACCACCGACCAGCACCGTCGGACCCGATGGCGGTGCGCATGCACAACCTGACCGGCCGCGCGATCCTCGCCGACCTCCCCGCACCGACAACCATCGCCGCGGTGACCCGCACGGCCGCCGATGGGCTGCTCGAAGCGTGGCCGGCGATCGAGAAGGACACCGCGATGGCGGAGTCACTGCGAGCAAACTCCCGCACCCTGCTCGCGCTCAGCCCGGACGCACTGCTCACCGCGACCGACGGCGCACACCTCGCCCTGTTCCGTTGTGGACTTTCCATGGGCGACGTTGGGCTCGTCCACGCAGCGATCGCCTACTGGACATCACTCGCCCGCCTTGTCGAGGCACGCCTTGGCTCGGACCACCCCGACACCCTGAGCTCGTGCAACAACCTGGCCGGCGCGTACGAGTCGGGTGGGGATCTGGCGCGGGCGGTGCCGCTGTACGAGCAGAGCTTGGCCGACCGGCAGCGGGTGCTCGGCCCGGACCACCCCGACACCCTGACGTCGCGCAACAACCTGGCCCACGCGTACGAGTCGGGTGGGGATCTGGCGCGGGCGGTGCCGCTGTACGAGCAGAACCTGGCCGACATGGAGCGGGTGCTCGGCCCGGACCATCCCGACACTCTGATGTTGTGCAACAACCTGGCCTGCGCGTACGCGTCGGGTGGGGATCTGGCGCGGGCGGTGTCGCTGTACGAGCAGAACCTGGCCGACATGGAGCGGGTGCTCGGCCCGGACGACCTCGACACCCTGAGGTCGCGCAACAACCTGGCCGGCGCGTACGAACTGGGTGGGGATCTGGCGCGGGCGGTGCGTCTGTTCGAGCAGAACCTGGCCGACCGGCGGCGGGTGCTCGGCCCGGACCACCCCGACACCCTGATGTCGTGCAACAACCTGGCCGGGGCGTACGAGTCGGGTGGGGATCTGGCGCGGGCGGTGCGCCTGTTCGAGCAGAACCTGGCCGACATGGAGCGGGTGCTCGGCCCGGACCACCCCGACACCCTGATCTCGCGCAACAAGCTGGGCGGCGCGTACGAGTCGGGTGGGGATCTGGCGCGGGCGGTGCGCCTGTTCGAGCAGAACCTGGCCGACCGGCAGCGGGTGCTCGGCCCGGACCACCCCGACACCCTGATCTCGCGCAACAACCTGGCCCACGCGTACGAGTCGGGTGGGGATCTGGCGCGGGCGGTGCCGCTGTACGAGCAGAACCTGGCCGACATGGAGCGGGTGCTCGGCCCGGACCATCCCGACACCCTGATGTCGTGCAACAACCTGGCCGGGGCGTACACGTCGGGTGGGGATCTGGCGCGGGCGGTGCGCCTGTCCAAGCAGAACCTGGCCGACGTGGAGCGGGTGCTCGGCCCGGACCACCCCCACACCCTGCACGCGCGCAACAACTTGGCCTACGCGTACAGGGCGGGTGGGAATCTGGTGCGGGCGGTGCGTCTGTTCGAGCAGAACCTGGCCGACCGGCAGCGGGTGCTCGGCCCGGACCACCCCGACACTCTGACGTCGCGCAACAACCTGGCCGGCGCGTACGCGTCGGGTGGGGATCTGGCGCGGGCGGTGCCGCTGTACAAGCAGAACCTGGCCGACATGGAGCGGGTGCTCGGGCCGGACCACCCCGACACCCTGATCTCGCGCAACAACCTGGCCGGCGCGTACGCGTCGGGTGGGGATCTGGCGCGGGCGGTGCCGCTGTACAAGCAGAACCTGGCCGACATGGAGCGGGTGCTCGGCCCGGACCACCCCCACACCCTGAGCGCGCGCAGCAACCTGGCCTACGCTCAGAGGCAAAGGCCAAAGCCCGAGCTGAATGGCTGA
- a CDS encoding SigE family RNA polymerase sigma factor has translation MTTALRAVGTEDSGTAPVAVVDAPLRAHDLDEVVRVYLPGLLRYATVLTGDGHVAADLVQEVLLRAHVRWRRISLMERPDLYLRRMVTNEHLSWRRRWHVRTVRPATDEVLAAHAEVYADHADAVAKDDTLWRHLATLSPRQRTVLVLRYFECLTDAEIATVLGTSSATVRSHAARALATLRTTDLTTPPETR, from the coding sequence ATGACCACCGCGCTGCGGGCCGTGGGCACCGAGGACTCCGGCACGGCCCCCGTGGCCGTCGTCGACGCACCGCTGCGCGCGCACGACCTCGACGAGGTCGTGCGCGTCTACCTGCCGGGCCTGCTGCGGTACGCCACCGTGCTGACGGGCGACGGGCACGTCGCCGCGGACCTCGTGCAGGAGGTGCTGCTCCGCGCGCACGTGCGGTGGCGGCGGATCTCCCTCATGGAGCGCCCCGACCTGTACCTGCGGCGCATGGTCACCAACGAGCACCTGTCGTGGCGACGGCGCTGGCACGTGCGCACCGTCCGCCCGGCGACGGACGAGGTCCTCGCCGCGCACGCCGAGGTGTACGCGGACCACGCCGACGCGGTGGCGAAGGACGACACCCTGTGGCGGCACCTGGCGACCCTGTCGCCACGGCAGCGCACCGTCCTGGTTCTGCGGTACTTCGAGTGCCTCACCGACGCCGAGATCGCGACCGTCCTCGGCACGTCGAGCGCCACCGTACGCTCCCACGCCGCCCGCGCGCTGGCGACCCTGCGCACCACCGACCTCACCACCCCACCGGAGACGCGATGA
- a CDS encoding fasciclin domain-containing protein encodes MNTMKRTRFAALGFLAVTTLGLAACSSEPAAEPAADATMSEETMAPEPMETEDEMMADPAADLVGAGCADYATAVPDGPGSVVGMSQDPVAVAASNNPLLTTLVAAVSGQLNPDVNLVDTLNGDEFTVFAPIDDAFAKIDAATIETLKTDSAMLTDILTYHVVPGQLSPEMVVGEQTTVQGGMVEVTGEGDMLMVNGANVVCGGVHTANATVYLIDSVLMPTS; translated from the coding sequence ATGAACACCATGAAGCGCACCCGGTTCGCCGCACTCGGCTTCCTCGCCGTCACGACGCTCGGCCTCGCGGCGTGCAGCTCGGAGCCGGCCGCCGAGCCGGCCGCCGACGCCACGATGTCCGAGGAGACCATGGCTCCCGAGCCCATGGAGACCGAGGACGAGATGATGGCCGACCCCGCCGCCGACCTCGTCGGTGCCGGCTGTGCCGACTACGCCACGGCGGTCCCGGACGGTCCGGGCTCGGTCGTCGGCATGTCGCAGGACCCCGTCGCGGTCGCCGCGTCGAACAACCCGCTGCTCACGACGCTCGTGGCGGCGGTCTCCGGCCAGCTCAACCCCGACGTGAACCTCGTCGACACGCTGAACGGTGACGAGTTCACGGTGTTCGCGCCGATCGACGACGCGTTCGCCAAGATCGACGCCGCCACGATCGAGACGCTCAAGACGGACTCGGCGATGCTGACGGACATCCTGACCTACCACGTCGTGCCCGGGCAGCTCTCGCCCGAGATGGTCGTCGGCGAGCAGACCACGGTGCAGGGCGGCATGGTCGAGGTGACCGGCGAGGGCGACATGCTCATGGTCAACGGCGCGAACGTCGTCTGCGGCGGCGTCCACACCGCGAACGCGACGGTGTACCTCATCGACTCGGTGCTCATGCCCACGAGCTGA
- a CDS encoding helix-turn-helix transcriptional regulator translates to MDRLQLADFLRTRREALQPEDVGLPRGSRRRAPGLRREEVALLCDMSSDYWSRLEQARGPQPSDQMLGAIARGLRLSLAERDHLFRLAGRPAPERVGRRDHVAPGLMRVLDGLRDTPAQVMTDLGETLAQNAAAAALLGDDSALTGLDRAVVHRWFSRPDSRDVYPSEDHDVRGRIFVADLRAALARRGPGSRASQVVESLLARSEEFARLWAEHEVGLRHEPRKRLVHPELGEMLLDCQKLVDVEQAQVLLVFTATPGTPDDDKLRLLASLGPRPVLH, encoded by the coding sequence GTGGACCGGCTCCAGCTCGCGGACTTCCTGCGCACGCGGCGCGAGGCGCTGCAGCCCGAGGACGTGGGCCTGCCGCGCGGCTCGCGACGACGTGCGCCCGGGCTGCGGCGTGAGGAGGTCGCGCTGCTGTGCGACATGTCGAGCGACTACTGGTCGCGCCTGGAGCAGGCGCGCGGGCCGCAGCCGTCGGACCAGATGCTCGGGGCGATCGCGCGGGGTCTGCGGCTCTCGCTGGCCGAGCGGGACCACCTGTTCCGCCTCGCGGGGCGGCCTGCGCCGGAGCGCGTCGGGCGGCGCGACCACGTCGCGCCGGGGCTCATGCGGGTGCTCGACGGCCTGCGCGACACCCCCGCGCAGGTGATGACGGACCTCGGCGAGACGCTCGCGCAGAACGCCGCCGCAGCCGCGCTGCTGGGGGACGACTCGGCGCTGACCGGCCTCGACCGCGCGGTGGTGCACCGCTGGTTCAGCCGGCCCGACTCTCGCGACGTCTACCCGTCGGAGGACCACGACGTGCGGGGACGTATCTTCGTGGCCGACCTGCGCGCCGCGCTCGCACGCCGGGGCCCCGGGTCCCGGGCGTCCCAGGTGGTGGAGTCGTTGCTCGCCCGCAGCGAGGAGTTCGCGCGGCTGTGGGCCGAGCACGAGGTCGGCCTGCGGCACGAGCCCCGCAAGCGCCTGGTGCACCCCGAGCTCGGGGAGATGCTGCTCGACTGCCAGAAGCTCGTCGACGTCGAGCAGGCCCAGGTGCTCCTGGTCTTCACCGCGACCCCGGGGACGCCCGACGACGACAAGCTCCGTCTGCTGGCGTCCCTCGGCCCGCGTCCGGTCCTGCACTGA
- a CDS encoding amidoligase family protein — translation MDQLTLRAGFEIELLAPAGSDRQALAVELASRRGGSVIRGFHQDSEPSTVPGVGVFRHLSPAFDVADAGGLPVARLVDDITIEADLAPVPGVQARAGHRGWYRVLSDDARLLRIIARHADPDAPLATVLDPVAALVGVRADVYPRAARVNDPTGATIAVALPLPPGRERPCEIVTPPYVTGHLDALEALLRPARELGFTVPQEAAVHVHLDAAPFRQPAAFANVVRLFAHWREPLWAALGTNPACRRLAPLPAALVALVEQPWSDDADGTGWDHLAAAARGVGLTKYADVNLVQVVAARPLRDTVEVRILPGDVDSHAIVRRAHLVERLLLRCLEGTPLPAPGADAVHDPHAALVDLTAGVPA, via the coding sequence GTGGACCAGCTCACGCTGCGTGCCGGCTTCGAGATCGAGCTGCTCGCGCCCGCCGGCTCCGACCGGCAGGCGCTGGCGGTCGAGCTGGCCTCCCGGCGCGGCGGCTCCGTGATCCGCGGCTTCCACCAGGACAGCGAGCCGTCCACGGTCCCCGGCGTGGGCGTGTTCCGGCACCTGTCCCCCGCGTTCGACGTCGCCGACGCGGGCGGCCTGCCGGTGGCACGGCTGGTCGACGACATCACGATCGAGGCGGACCTCGCCCCGGTGCCCGGCGTGCAGGCGCGCGCCGGGCACCGGGGCTGGTACCGGGTCCTGTCGGACGACGCGCGCCTGCTGCGGATCATCGCCCGGCACGCGGACCCGGACGCACCGCTCGCCACCGTCCTCGACCCCGTCGCCGCGCTCGTCGGGGTCAGGGCGGACGTGTACCCGCGGGCCGCGCGCGTCAACGACCCGACGGGCGCGACGATCGCCGTCGCGCTGCCCCTGCCCCCGGGGCGCGAGCGGCCGTGCGAGATCGTCACCCCGCCGTACGTCACGGGGCACCTCGACGCGCTGGAGGCGCTGCTGCGCCCCGCGCGGGAGCTCGGCTTCACGGTGCCGCAGGAGGCTGCCGTCCACGTGCACCTCGACGCCGCGCCGTTCCGGCAGCCGGCGGCGTTCGCCAACGTCGTGCGGCTGTTCGCGCACTGGCGCGAGCCGCTGTGGGCGGCGCTGGGGACCAACCCGGCGTGCCGGCGCCTCGCACCGCTGCCGGCCGCGCTGGTCGCGCTCGTCGAGCAGCCCTGGTCCGACGACGCGGACGGCACCGGGTGGGACCACCTGGCCGCCGCCGCACGCGGCGTCGGGCTCACCAAGTACGCCGACGTCAACCTCGTGCAGGTCGTGGCCGCCCGCCCGCTGCGCGACACCGTGGAGGTACGGATCCTGCCCGGTGACGTCGACAGCCACGCGATCGTGCGCCGCGCCCACCTCGTCGAGCGGCTGCTGCTCCGCTGCCTGGAGGGGACACCGCTGCCGGCACCCGGTGCGGACGCGGTGCACGACCCGCACGCGGCCCTCGTCGACCTCACCGCGGGGGTGCCGGCATGA
- a CDS encoding MarR family winged helix-turn-helix transcriptional regulator: MTDTTTRPADDLGWQLGSLLARWRTAVGAVLDGIPAGPRGYHLLRAVVAVDTPPTQAALAAHLGIDRTVMTYLLDDLCDAGLVERCADPADRRVRRIAATAAGRSALADVEGRIAAAEADVLHGLAPQERDVLRTLLARATGPASPDEDRCALVGG; the protein is encoded by the coding sequence GTGACCGACACCACGACGCGTCCCGCCGACGACCTGGGCTGGCAGCTCGGCTCGCTGCTGGCCCGGTGGCGCACGGCCGTCGGTGCCGTCCTCGACGGCATCCCCGCCGGCCCGCGCGGCTACCACCTGCTGCGCGCCGTCGTCGCCGTCGACACCCCGCCCACCCAGGCCGCGCTCGCGGCCCACCTGGGCATCGACCGCACCGTCATGACCTACCTGCTCGACGACCTGTGCGACGCGGGCCTCGTCGAGCGCTGCGCCGACCCCGCCGACCGCCGCGTGCGCCGCATCGCCGCGACCGCCGCCGGCCGGTCCGCGCTCGCCGACGTCGAGGGGCGCATCGCCGCCGCCGAGGCCGACGTCCTGCACGGCCTGGCCCCGCAGGAGCGCGACGTCCTGCGCACGCTGCTCGCGCGCGCCACCGGTCCCGCGTCGCCCGACGAGGACCGCTGCGCCCTCGTCGGGGGCTGA